The genome window CTATTGTTGCAGTACCTACACTCATGCAAACAATATATGCAGAACCTAATGTTGAAATCGCAACAAAGAAAAGAAAAGCGCTATCGGATAGCAATAATAATAACAACAATAATAATTCAAGTAAATTTTTTCAAAACAAAAAACCATCTGTTGAAAATAATCTTTATGATATTCGTAAAAAAGTAGACCTCCTTGAACGAAATTCGACCCAACCTTATATTCAAATTACGAATATTGTGAATGAGTTGGCAACGTTAATCATTAGAAAATGCTTTGAAATGCCATTCATCAATATTTTTCATGATAAAGCTCTTGCAGATCAAATAAAAAATAATTCAAATGTCGTTCCTGCGGATTGGAGTACAGAGAAATCTAATATAGGACTTTCTACGATAGCTTGGGATTATGCGATGCAACAAAAAAAACACAAGGCAAAACAATGGTTCGCTAAAATAAAACGTACGAAGGACAATGACGCGCTATTTTATCACACCCGTGCTTTTAATTTCTTAGCCGAAAAAAAATATAAAAGCGCCAAAAGTAATTTCAAAAAAGCCGCCCAATCTCATACGACGGATGAAGTAAAAGTTATTGCACTTATTCAGGTCGCATTGGTGCAGTATCAAAACGACGTCAATTATAGACCATCATTGAAATTGGTTATGGAAACCGTTCAAACATTAGGTTCGGAATTCAATACAGAAAATCCATTAATCTATTATAATCTGACGCTTATTGCTTTAATTTTAGGTGATGTTGCCGCAGCGAAGTCACATATCGAAAAAGCCATTCAACTTTTCCCTAATAATAGTGAGTATCTGCTTTTGCAAGTATTAGTTTTTCTGATGACCAATAATTTGCATGACGGTGTGGAGAAAATTAAAAATGGATTGCTAAAAGATGATTCCAAGGATTTGAGAATTCATTTATTGCTAGCTACCTTTGATCTGCGCATACTGGTTGCATTTGCTCAAGTCGACGATTATGAAAAGGCATACCATTATAAAAAAAATGCTTTATCTCATTTAGACGCCGCAATAAATTGTATGAATAATTTACGTGTTGACCTTAGAGGTTAATTAAAAAGCGAATTGGTTTTATGTCCAGCCTATGATCTTTTTAAAGATTAGGATGGGGCGAGTAAGTGGATAAGTCTACCATTTTTTTTAATTGTTTAACTGCATCATGAACCTCTGCCCAAATGCTTATGTCAAGGTTTTCTAAAGCTTTCTCGACATTTTCCCAACAACTTTTTTTAAGCGCAGATAAAAAATCCTCATCCTTAGGGTACTGCCAAGAATCGTCCGTAATGCTACACAAGAGAATAGGAAGCTATTTATTTTCCTTTCTATGAATTAAGGAGGAATATTCTCTTTGTGACTCATGATCATGATTAAGGTTATTAAAAAATAAAATAGGATTTTTTATTTCTTTTTCATTAGCAGTATGAGTTGAATATAACTTTGGAAATTCCTTAGAATTTTCGCTAAGATAAGAAAAAATATCCTTTTGGGAATAATCTGTTTTTGAATTATTTGTTTGTGATGTTTCTCTGTCTTGCATGAAGAAGATGACCTCGCCTCGATATGCCTACTTCACCCCGTGCCGGTATTGCGAATATCCCACATAAGCTTTTCTAAAGTGTAAAGATAGTCGTCTTTAAAACAAATTTAACTGGCCCCATCTAACAAATCCAAGTGATTTGCTTGCCTCTGTTATTTTATTTGGAGTAAGTTGCATATTGATATGATAATCACCGAAACGCTTGATATGCTCTGTCAGGTAGGGACTCAGGCTAGCTAGATCATCCTCTCTTATTTGCGCTCCTTCCTGGGTCAGTTGCA of Gammaproteobacteria bacterium contains these proteins:
- a CDS encoding Tn3 family transposase, producing the protein MQLTQEGAQIREDDLASLSPYLTEHIKRFGDYHINMQLTPNKITEASKSLGFVRWGQLNLF